From Caretta caretta isolate rCarCar2 chromosome 14, rCarCar1.hap1, whole genome shotgun sequence, the proteins below share one genomic window:
- the LOC125621661 gene encoding nucleoside diphosphate kinase: MASNSERTFIAIKPDGVQRGLVGEIIKRFEQKGFRLVAMKFMHASENLLKQHYIDLKDRPFYPGLVKYMNSGPVVAMVWEGLNVVKTGRVMLGETNPADSKPGTIRGDFCIQVGRNIIHGSDSVESAQKEIKLWFQPTELVDFKSCAHDWIYE, translated from the exons ATGGCTTCTAATAGCGAACGCACTTTCATTGCCATCAAGCCTGATGGAGTCCAGAGGGGCCTGGTGGGAGAAATCATCAAACGGTTTGAACAGAAGGGTTTCCGCCTGGTGGCCATGAAATTCATGCAT GCTTCCGAAAACCTTCTAAAACAACATTACATTGACCTGAAAGATCGGCCATTCTACCCTGGTTTAGTTAAATACATGAATTCTGGACCTGTTGTGGCCATG gtTTGGGAAGGTCTCAATGTGGTTAAAACTGGCAGAGTTATGCTGGGAGAGACTAATCCTGCAGATTCTAAACCTGGTACAATCCGTGGTGACTTCTGCATTCAAGTGGGAAG GAACATCATCCATGGCAGTGACTCTGTAGAAAGTGCTCAGAAGGAGATCAAGCTATGGTTTCAGCCCACAGAGCTGGTTGATTTCAAATCTTGTGCTCATGACTGGATCTATGAGTAA
- the LOC125621662 gene encoding nucleoside diphosphate kinase A, protein MMASICERTFIAIKPDGVQRGLVGEIIKRFEQKGFKLVAMKFMQASEDLLKEHYIDLKDRPFYAGLVKYMHSGPVVAMVWEGLNVIKTGRVMLGETNPADSKPGTIRGDFCVQVGRNIIHGSDSAGSAETEINLWFTPEELVEYTSCAHQWI, encoded by the exons ATGATGGCATCTATTTGTGAGCGCACTTTCATTGCCATCAAGCCTGATGGAGTCCAGCGGGGACTAGTGGGAGAAATCATCAAGAGATTTGAACAGAAGGGTTTCAAACTGGTGGCCATGAAATTCATGCAA gccTCTGAAGACCTTCTGAAAGAACACTACATTGATCTGAAAGATCGGCCATTCTACGCTGGTTTGGTTAAATATATGCACTCTGGACCTGTTGTAGCTATg gtgtgGGAAGGTCTTAATGTGATTAAGACTGGCAGAGTAATGCTGGGGGAAACTAACCCAGCAGATTCCAAACCTGGCACCATACGTGGTGACTTCTGTGTTCAAGTTGGCAG GAACATCATTCATGGCAGTGATTCTGCAGGAAGTGCTGAGACAGAGATCAACCTGTGGTTCACTCCTGAGGAGTTGGTTGAATACACAAGCTGTGCTCATCAGTGGATTTAA